In a single window of the Desulfovibrio mangrovi genome:
- a CDS encoding cache domain-containing protein, with protein sequence MFNSMKVIILLFVAVLVVTTATGVTFFAQREITRSASQTEFKHAQGLVEAVYLNVVNEYQSLIFYEQTALERRKQELRAVMDIAYAVVQRCYAKYKSGIVSESAAKEEAREALRSFRYDEGVGYIWLNNTESPIPKLIMHPTLPELVGKPNDDPKFNVAMGPDKNLFVAFRKTVENGGSGYVNYLWPKPTPGGLSSDQPKLSYVRIFKEWEWIIGTGVYIDDIETDVTKRRNAILQELQDTFSKITIAESGYMYIFTGERNFIIHPLYTNVEGRQLLNHLTGRPLLEELVEASQGDGTYEYLWDKPPDHVGEFRFRKRGYVKYFTPLDWYICAAVYTDELEKPGLELRNKIILLSGTILVFALLTAAACSGRIVSPLLRLTAAAKAIRERGVYAVDIPVSGPSETRELGIVINQMLESITRSMKEKEQLVSELAEGNRELVASNERLETEIAEHRLAKEELTRLRNHLKNIIDSMPSILVGVDKEGLVTQWNAGAQHAIGFTFEEVQGRPLADVFPVLAREMDRARTVIQNGQTDERARVPRVVEGETRYENITVYPLMENGLEGAVIRLDDVTTRVRIEEMMIQTEKMMSVGGLAAGMAHEINNPLGGILQGAQNIERRLSPDLPGNITAAEECGLPFDAMRRYMEDRKILKMVSGIRESAERAAQIIANMLDFSRKSEAHQTSSLLNELVDKAVDLASQDYDLKKKYDFRQIELVRDYEDNLPYVVCAPTEIEQVLLNLFGNAAQAMSAMGEREEPSRITIRLRQEGGFVVTEVADNGPGMPEDVRKRVFEPFFTTKPKGIGTGLGLSVSYFIITQNHGGAFSVESKVGEGTTFIFRLPIKA encoded by the coding sequence ATATCAAAGTCTTATATTCTATGAACAGACAGCTCTTGAACGTAGAAAGCAGGAGTTAAGGGCCGTGATGGACATTGCATATGCAGTTGTCCAGAGATGCTATGCTAAATACAAATCCGGAATTGTATCTGAAAGTGCAGCAAAAGAAGAAGCAAGGGAGGCGTTACGTTCATTTCGATATGACGAAGGGGTTGGATATATATGGCTTAACAATACTGAAAGCCCAATCCCAAAACTTATTATGCACCCAACGCTCCCTGAACTTGTGGGCAAACCAAATGATGATCCAAAATTCAACGTTGCCATGGGGCCGGATAAAAATCTGTTTGTTGCTTTTCGTAAAACCGTGGAAAATGGCGGAAGCGGTTACGTAAATTATTTGTGGCCTAAACCGACTCCTGGAGGCCTTTCATCTGATCAACCCAAACTTTCATACGTCAGAATATTCAAAGAGTGGGAATGGATCATCGGAACAGGTGTATATATCGATGACATCGAGACAGATGTAACGAAACGGCGCAATGCCATTCTGCAAGAACTTCAAGACACATTCTCAAAGATCACAATTGCAGAAAGCGGGTATATGTATATTTTCACAGGCGAACGGAATTTTATCATCCATCCGCTCTATACGAACGTCGAAGGAAGACAGCTCTTAAACCATCTTACAGGTCGTCCGTTGCTGGAGGAACTGGTTGAGGCCAGTCAAGGCGACGGAACATATGAATATCTTTGGGATAAACCCCCAGATCATGTGGGTGAATTTCGATTTCGGAAACGCGGGTATGTAAAGTACTTCACGCCGCTGGATTGGTACATATGCGCGGCTGTGTATACAGATGAATTGGAAAAGCCGGGACTGGAGTTGCGTAACAAGATTATATTGCTTTCCGGCACTATTCTCGTATTCGCTCTTTTGACTGCAGCCGCATGTTCCGGTCGGATAGTGTCTCCCCTGCTACGGCTTACCGCTGCCGCGAAAGCCATTCGGGAGCGCGGGGTCTATGCCGTAGACATTCCCGTAAGCGGTCCTTCTGAAACAAGGGAACTAGGCATAGTCATCAATCAAATGCTGGAATCCATCACCCGGAGCATGAAGGAGAAGGAGCAACTCGTCAGCGAACTGGCAGAAGGTAACAGGGAGTTGGTTGCCTCAAACGAACGACTTGAGACGGAAATCGCGGAGCACAGGCTGGCCAAGGAAGAACTCACTAGGCTGCGCAATCATCTCAAAAACATTATCGACTCCATGCCCTCAATTCTCGTCGGGGTCGACAAGGAAGGCTTGGTAACGCAGTGGAATGCGGGAGCCCAACACGCCATCGGATTTACCTTTGAAGAGGTTCAGGGGCGCCCTCTAGCCGATGTTTTTCCTGTACTGGCACGTGAAATGGATCGCGCTCGTACTGTCATACAAAACGGACAAACCGACGAACGGGCCCGCGTTCCCCGTGTTGTAGAGGGCGAAACACGCTACGAGAACATCACGGTTTATCCGCTTATGGAAAACGGACTGGAAGGGGCGGTCATCCGTTTGGACGATGTGACGACGCGGGTGCGCATCGAAGAAATGATGATCCAGACTGAAAAAATGATGTCAGTAGGCGGACTGGCTGCTGGCATGGCGCACGAAATCAACAATCCTCTCGGCGGTATCCTGCAGGGGGCACAGAACATTGAGCGCCGGCTTTCGCCAGATTTGCCGGGCAACATCACAGCCGCTGAAGAATGCGGCCTGCCCTTCGACGCCATGCGCCGCTACATGGAAGACCGCAAGATACTCAAGATGGTGAGCGGCATTCGGGAATCAGCGGAGCGTGCCGCCCAAATCATCGCCAATATGCTTGACTTCAGCCGCAAGAGCGAAGCTCACCAAACCTCGTCCCTGTTGAACGAGCTTGTCGACAAGGCGGTCGATCTGGCCTCGCAGGACTATGATCTGAAGAAGAAATACGATTTTCGTCAGATTGAACTCGTCAGGGATTATGAAGACAATCTTCCCTATGTCGTTTGTGCACCGACCGAAATTGAGCAGGTACTGCTCAACCTTTTCGGCAATGCCGCGCAAGCCATGAGTGCCATGGGAGAAAGGGAAGAGCCTTCGCGCATCACGATCAGGCTCAGGCAGGAGGGCGGATTTGTGGTCACGGAAGTCGCAGACAATGGGCCGGGCATGCCTGAGGACGTTCGTAAGAGGGTATTTGAACCGTTCTTCACCACCAAGCCGAAAGGGATCGGAACCGGGTTGGGTTTGTCTGTTTCATACTTCATCATCACTCAGAACCATGGTGGTGCTTTTTCCGTCGAGTCCAAGGTTGGAGAGGGAACAACCTTCATTTTCCGCCTACCCATCAAGGCATGA